One Spinacia oleracea cultivar Varoflay chromosome 4, BTI_SOV_V1, whole genome shotgun sequence DNA segment encodes these proteins:
- the LOC110779948 gene encoding putative MO25-like protein At5g47540 isoform X1, whose amino-acid sequence MPNFLKTILKFKSKLKSKSKKKIRTPGDKVRRVRELLILLNDNNNVDHGPNWVEEMKELGKYFADIKFTLYGTSEAEPVPEACAQVTQEFFQENTFRLLIICLSKLDLEARKDATQVVANLQRQQVHSRLIACEYLENNIDLIDVLVSGYEDHRLALHYGNMLRECIRHQTIAKYALETHLFKFFDYIQLPDFEISSDAAATFKELLTRHKSTVSEFLSKNYDGFFREFNTKLLQSAVYITKRQAIKLLGDILLDRSNSATMVRYVSSKDNLMILMNLLREPSRPIQLEAFHIFKLCVANKNKPHEITAILIANRSKLLRFFSNFTLDKEDQQFEADKAQVVKEIAELEPKEIR is encoded by the exons ATGCCTAATTTTTTGAAGACTATTCTCAAATTCAAGTCGAAGCTCAAGTCTAAGTCCAAGAAGAAGATTCGAACCCCGGGCGATAAGGTTCGTCGTGTTCGTGAGCTCTTGATTCTTCTTAATGATAATAACAATGTTGATCATGGGCCTAATTGGGTTGAAGAG ATGAAAGAACTAGGTAAATACTTTGCGGATATTAAATTCACCCTATATGGCACTAGTGAAGCTGAACCTGTCCCAGAAGCTTGTGCACAAGTAACTCAAGAATTCTTCCAAGAAAATACTTTTCGTCTCCTAATAATTTGTCTTTCGAAACTGGACTTGGAG GCCCGAAAAGATGCTACCCAAGTGGTCGCAAATCTGCAAAGACAACAGGTTCATTCACGTTTAATTGCGTGTGAGTACTTGGAAAACAACATTGATCTCATTGATGTATTGGTCTCAGG GTATGAAGACCACAGACTAGCCTTGCACTATGGTAATATGCTCAGGGAGTGTATTCGTCATCAAACCATTGCAAA GTATGCGCTGGAAACGCACTTGTTCAAGTTTTTTGATTATATACAGCTTCCAGATTTTGAAATATCATCAGATGCTGCCGCAACTTTCAAG GAGTTATTGACCAGGCATAAATCCACTGTTTCAGAGTTTTTGTCTAAAAACTATGATGGG TTTTTCAGAGAATTCAACACTAAGTTGCTGCAATCCGCAGTTTATATTACAAAGCGTCAAGCTATCAAG CTTTTGGGAGATATCTTGCTTGATCGTTCAAACTCTGCCACCATGGTGCGGTATGTGAGCTCAAAAGACAACTTGATGATTCTCATGAATCTCCTAAGG GAACCAAGCAGGCCCATACAACTCGAAGCATTTCATATCTTTAAG CTATGTGTAGCTAACAAAAACAAGCCGCATGAAATCACAGCCATATTGATAGCTAACAGAAGCAAACTTCTTCGCTTCTTTAGTAATTTTACGTTGGACAAAG AGGATCAACAGTTTGAGGCTGACAAAGCTCAGGTGGTAAAGGAGATAGCGGAATTGGAGCCAAAAGAGATTCGATGA
- the LOC110779948 gene encoding putative MO25-like protein At5g47540 isoform X2: protein MPNFLKTILKFKSKLKSKSKKKIRTPGDKVRRVRELLILLNDNNNVDHGPNWVEEMKELGKYFADIKFTLYGTSEAEPVPEACAQVTQEFFQENTFRLLIICLSKLDLEARKDATQVVANLQRQQVHSRLIACEYLENNIDLIDVLVSGYEDHRLALHYGNMLRECIRHQTIAKYALETHLFKFFDYIQLPDFEISSDAAATFKELLTRHKSTVSEFLSKNYDGLLGDILLDRSNSATMVRYVSSKDNLMILMNLLREPSRPIQLEAFHIFKLCVANKNKPHEITAILIANRSKLLRFFSNFTLDKEDQQFEADKAQVVKEIAELEPKEIR from the exons ATGCCTAATTTTTTGAAGACTATTCTCAAATTCAAGTCGAAGCTCAAGTCTAAGTCCAAGAAGAAGATTCGAACCCCGGGCGATAAGGTTCGTCGTGTTCGTGAGCTCTTGATTCTTCTTAATGATAATAACAATGTTGATCATGGGCCTAATTGGGTTGAAGAG ATGAAAGAACTAGGTAAATACTTTGCGGATATTAAATTCACCCTATATGGCACTAGTGAAGCTGAACCTGTCCCAGAAGCTTGTGCACAAGTAACTCAAGAATTCTTCCAAGAAAATACTTTTCGTCTCCTAATAATTTGTCTTTCGAAACTGGACTTGGAG GCCCGAAAAGATGCTACCCAAGTGGTCGCAAATCTGCAAAGACAACAGGTTCATTCACGTTTAATTGCGTGTGAGTACTTGGAAAACAACATTGATCTCATTGATGTATTGGTCTCAGG GTATGAAGACCACAGACTAGCCTTGCACTATGGTAATATGCTCAGGGAGTGTATTCGTCATCAAACCATTGCAAA GTATGCGCTGGAAACGCACTTGTTCAAGTTTTTTGATTATATACAGCTTCCAGATTTTGAAATATCATCAGATGCTGCCGCAACTTTCAAG GAGTTATTGACCAGGCATAAATCCACTGTTTCAGAGTTTTTGTCTAAAAACTATGATGGG CTTTTGGGAGATATCTTGCTTGATCGTTCAAACTCTGCCACCATGGTGCGGTATGTGAGCTCAAAAGACAACTTGATGATTCTCATGAATCTCCTAAGG GAACCAAGCAGGCCCATACAACTCGAAGCATTTCATATCTTTAAG CTATGTGTAGCTAACAAAAACAAGCCGCATGAAATCACAGCCATATTGATAGCTAACAGAAGCAAACTTCTTCGCTTCTTTAGTAATTTTACGTTGGACAAAG AGGATCAACAGTTTGAGGCTGACAAAGCTCAGGTGGTAAAGGAGATAGCGGAATTGGAGCCAAAAGAGATTCGATGA
- the LOC110779947 gene encoding uncharacterized protein, with the protein MAPWNEVKCGCGFPVAKRTAWTHENPGRKFIACKFYNPETGQRGCNKFDWLDEDIVEWQRDVTNVLVAEKHRLSTDLAILRNRFACIEQEKIRLVEEVDRLKKNKGMMMGVLGSKKAGLGQNQLMGMICVCAIVSVLFSFTVIKVFG; encoded by the coding sequence ATGGCTCCATGGAATGAAGTGAAATGTGGGTGTGGGTTTCCTGTAGCCAAGAGGACTGCTTGGACTCATGAAAACCCGGGGAGAAAGTTTATTGCTTGCAAATTCTACAATCCTGAAACTGGGCAAAGGGGGTGCAACAAATTTGATTGGCTTGATGAAGATATTGTTGAATGGCAAAGGGATGTTACTAATGTGCTTGTTGCTGAAAAACATAGGCTGTCCACTGATCTTGCAATTCTGAGGAACAGATTTGCTTGCATTGAACAAGAGAAGATTAGGCTAGTCGAAGAGGTTGACAGattgaagaagaacaagggcatGATGATGGGTGTTTTGGGGTCTAAGAAGGCTGGCTTGGGTCAGAATCAGCTAATGGGGATGATTTGTGTGTGTGCAATTGTGTCTGTATTATTTAGTTTCACTGTAATCAAGGTATTTGGGTAG
- the LOC130459866 gene encoding uncharacterized protein, whose product MPNAETRYCCRHIWANFKGKFPGVVYKEHFWKAARSSTKHHFNTHMAAIKELNEEAFKYLDAINIAHWSRHGFSTASKSGMLLNNCCESFNNVLREARAKPILQLMEWVRRYVMERFNSKREGLKGFKGVIMPSVVKMVQQGLTQVHNMRIRQADLHEFEVDHDQDTFVVNLQSKVCGCYRWSLMGIPCWHALACIQTKRLNYEDFIHPAYHVQTYAKSYAPPFKGMPSQNQWDQTPYPGPLPPPYRKMPGRPSKHKRHKAAGEDEDKQPVKRTKRQNKCSRCGGLGHYKPKCAMPAPPGETVAASTPASDTFAGQIAAQEPSVVQSSQGAPQLHPSQ is encoded by the exons ATGCCAAATGCAGAGACCAGATACTGTTGTAGGCATATCTGGGCTAACTTCAAAGGCAAGTTTCCTGGTGTTGTGTACAAAGAGCATTTCTGGAAGGCAGCTAGATCTTCCACAAAG CACCATTTCAACACTCACATGGCAGCTATAAAAGAGCTGAATGAAGAAGCATTTAAGTACTTGGATGCCATCAACATCGCTCACTGGTCTAGACATGGGTTTAGCACTGCTTCTAAGTCAGGAATGCTACTAAACAACTGTTGTGAGAGTTTTAATAATGTGTTGAGGGAGGCAAGGGCAAAACCAATCCTACAGCTGATGGAGTGGGTTAGGAGGTATGTCATGGAGAGATTCAATTCAAAAAGGGAGGGACTGAAGGGATTTAAGGGTGTCATTATGCCTTCTGTTGTTAAGATGGTTCAGCAAGGTCTTACGCAAGTGCATAACATGAGAATCAGGCAAGCTGACTTACATGAGTTCGAAGTGGACCATGACCAGGACACATTTGTTGTCAACTTACAGTCCAAAGTATGTGGATGCTACAGATGGAGTCTTATGGGAATTCCTTGCTGGCATGCATTGGCATGTATTCAAACAAAGAGGCTAAACTACGAAGACTTCATCCACCCTGCCTATCATGTTCAGACTTATGCCAAGTCTTATGCCCCACCGTTCAAAGGCATGCCTAGTCAGAATCAATGGGATCAAACACCCTACCCTGGTCCATTGCCTCCACCTTACAGAAAAATGCCAGGTAGGCCAAGCAAGCACAAGAGGCATAAGGCAGCTGGAGAGGATGAAGACAAGCAGCCTGTTAAGAGAACAAAGAGGCAAAACAAGTGTAGCAGATGTGGTGGACTTGGACACTACAAACCTAAGTGTGCTATGCCTGCACCACCTGGTGAAACAGTGGCAGCTTCAACCCCTGCTAGTGATACTTTTGCTGGTCAGATTGCAGCTCAAGAACCTTCTGTGGTTCAATCCTCCCAAGGTGCTCCTCAACTTCACCCAAGTCAATAA